In Salvelinus namaycush isolate Seneca chromosome 17, SaNama_1.0, whole genome shotgun sequence, one genomic interval encodes:
- the mospd1 gene encoding motile sperm domain-containing protein 1, with protein sequence MQQQSGQPELVEGSLPVFVFPTELVFYADEQTSHKQVLTLYNPYEFALKFKVLCTAPNKYTVVDATGAVKPQCCVDIVIRHKDVRACHYGVSDKFRLQVSEQSQRKALGRKEVTATLRPSAAQEPPSPRPQEEERQMREQLADSVFFEQTTFQTESRSQSGGPSLLTVLLGLVCMAALMLPTLGEQESTVPVYLHLSVTKKLVAAYVLGLLTMVILRT encoded by the exons ATGCAGCAGCAGAGTGGACAGCCTGAGCTAGTGGAAGGAAGCCTTCCCGTGTTCGTGTTCCCCACAGAGCTTGTCTTCTACGCGGACGAGCAGACCTCCCACAAGCAGGTTCTCACCCTCTACAACCCCTATGAGTTCGCCCTCAAGTTCAAAG TGCTATGCACAGCGCCCAACAAGTATACCGTGGTGGATGCCACCGGAGCCGTCAAACCACAGTGCTGTGTTGACAT AGTGATTCGACACAAAGATGTGCGGGCATGTCACTATGGGGTGTCTGATAAGTTCCGGCTGCAGGTGTCTGAGCAGAGCCAGAGGAAGGCCCTGGGCCGGAAGGAAGTGACGGCCACTCTGAGGCCCTCGGCTGCCCAGGAGCCCCCCAGCCCCCGGCCCCAGGAGGAAGAGCGACAGATGAGGGAACAGCTAGCAGACAGCGTCTTCTTTGAGCAGACCACCTTCCAGACAG AGAGCCGCTCTCAGTCTGGGGGCCCAAGCCTGCTGACGGTGCTGTTGGGGTTGGTGTGTATGGCTGCCCTCATGCTGCCCACACTGGGGGAGCAAGAATCCACCGTGCCTGTCTACCTCCACTTAAGTGTTACCAAGAAACTTGTAGCTGCTTACGTTCTAG GTCTTCTTACAATGGTTATCCTGCGTACATGA